One window of the Rosa chinensis cultivar Old Blush unplaced genomic scaffold, RchiOBHm-V2 RchiOBHmChr0c19, whole genome shotgun sequence genome contains the following:
- the LOC112181271 gene encoding LOW QUALITY PROTEIN: zinc finger protein MAGPIE-like (The sequence of the model RefSeq protein was modified relative to this genomic sequence to represent the inferred CDS: inserted 2 bases in 2 codons; deleted 2 bases in 1 codon): MLEKINMAHEEEAINSNGFLQNPVAVLGSNPPXVKKKRNLPGNPDPEAEVIALSPKTLMATNRFLCEICGKGFQRDQNLQLHRRGHNLPWKLKQRTSKEPRKRVYVCPEKSCVHHHPSRALGDLTGIKKHFCRKHGEKKWKCEKCSKRYAVQSDWKAHSKTCGTREYKCDCGTLFSRRDSFITHRAFCDALAEETARVNAVSNIHNNAMPSNINYHHYMGNNASSLLLGPPNMPQLQFSSIFKPISSNDTPDTVSQNTRGLSLWMGQGSNSTHEEMTVNNQHHHHQLGSVSSSAGSIFGDPNNISVSCSVPPPPSDHYQLNWVLSNNKLSTSNNAHHQDQLTITSTSAASSLPSXYTHQTPSANMSATALLQKAAQIGATSTDTSSLLGSFGLKCNNNNITSSASQAVIQVQDGSKVCGLYGTVENPGAHDHLLHMHQAKRRHIQSEESAGGGQTRDFLGVGVQTICHSSPINGYWV; the protein is encoded by the exons ATGTTGGAGAAGATCAATATGGCTcatgaagaagaagcaattaACTCAAATGGGTTTCTTCAAAACCCAGTTGCGGTACTTGGATCCAATCCTC CTGtcaaaaagaagagaaaccTCCCAGGAAACCCAG ATCCTGAGGCTGAAGTAATAGCCTTGTCTCCAAAGACTCTGATGGCCACCAACAGATTCTTGTGTGAAATATGTGGTAAGGGATTTCAGAGAGACCAAAACCTACAGCTGCACCGCCGTGGACACAACCTTCCATGGAAGCTCAAGCAAAGAACAAGCAAAGAGCCGAGGAAGCGCGTCTACGTGTGCCCGGAAAAGAGTTGCGTCCACCACCACCCGTCTAGGGCGCTCGGAGATCTGACCGGAATAAAGAAGCACTTCTGCCGCAAGCATGGCGAGAAGAAGTGGAAGTGTGAGAAGTGCTCCAAGCGGTACGCGGTGCAGTCGGATTGGAAAGCTCACTCAAAGACCTGTGGCACTAGGGAGTACAAATGTGACTGCGGAACTCTATTTTCACG GCGTGATAGCTTCATCACACACCGGGCCTTCTGTGATGCCTTAGCTGAAGAAACAGCTAGAGTAAATGCAGTATCCAACATCCACAACAATGCAATGCCCAGTAATATCAACTATCATCACTACATGGGAAATAATGCATCTTCACTACTACTAGGACCTCCGAACATGCCCCAACTAcaattttcttctatttttaaaCCAATCTCCAGCAATGATACCCCTGACACCGTGAGCCAAAATACCCGCGGTCTATCTCTTTGGATGGGACAGGGATCCAACAGCACCCACGAAGAAATGACTGTTAATAATcagcatcatcaccatcaactTGGGTCTGTGAGTTCATCAGCTGGTTCAATATTTGGTGATCCTAATAACATTAGTGTTTCGTGTTCAGTGCCTCCTCCGCCTTCTGATCATTATCAACTGAATTGGGTCTTG AGTAATAACAAGCTTTCTACATCAAACAATGCTCATCATCAAGATCAGTTAACAATCACAAGCACTAGTGCTGCTAGCTCACTTCCTT TGTACACACATCAAACGCCTTCAGCAAATATGTCAGCCACAGCTTTGTTGCAAAAGGCAGCCCAAATTGGTGCAACTTCAACTGACACGTCATCACTGCTTGGAAGTTTTGGATTGAAGtgcaacaacaacaatattACTAGTAGTGCTAGTCAAGCAGTGATTCAAGTTCAAGATGGGAGCAAAGTTTGTGGACTCTATGGCACTGTGGAGAACCCAGGAGCTCATGATCATCTACTGCACATGCATCAAGCGAAACGCCGCCACATACAGAGCGAAGAGAGCGCCGGAGGAGGGCAGACTAGGGATTTCCTTGGTGTTGGCGTGCAGACCATTTGCCACTCTTCACCAATCAATGGATATTGGGTTTGA